Proteins encoded together in one Sinorhizobium meliloti window:
- a CDS encoding SUF system Fe-S cluster assembly protein — protein MGLEQTQEKVDVREGIVHSAIPPEELARLSDDIIAALKTVYDPEIPADIFELGLIYKIDIEDDRMVKIDMTLTAPGCPVAGEMPGWVENAVGAVEGVSGVEVSMTFDPPWTPDRMSEEAQVALGWY, from the coding sequence ATGGGTCTCGAGCAAACACAAGAAAAAGTCGACGTCCGCGAAGGCATCGTTCATTCGGCCATTCCGCCGGAGGAACTGGCGCGCCTCAGCGATGACATCATCGCGGCACTCAAAACCGTCTATGACCCGGAAATACCCGCGGACATCTTCGAACTTGGTCTTATCTACAAGATCGACATCGAAGACGACCGTATGGTGAAGATCGACATGACGCTGACCGCGCCGGGCTGCCCCGTTGCCGGTGAGATGCCGGGCTGGGTCGAAAATGCCGTAGGCGCCGTCGAGGGCGTTTCGGGCGTCGAAGTGTCGATGACCTTCGATCCGCCGTGGACGCCTGACCGCATGTCGGAAGAGGCGCAGGTTGCGCTCGGCTGGTATTGA
- the sufC gene encoding Fe-S cluster assembly ATPase SufC, with product MLEIKNLHARIAEDGTEIIRGLNLTVKAGEVAAIMGPNGSGKSTLSYILSGREDYEVTEGDILYNGESILELDASERAAKGIFLAFQYPVEIPGVATMQFLKVAMNEQRKYRGEEELTTPEFMRRVKEAAAELKIAPEMLRRPLNVGFSGGEKKRAEILQMALLEPKLCVLDETDSGLDIDALKIVADGVNALRSPDRAVVVITHYQRLLNYIVPDTVHVLYKGQVIKSGDKTLAHELEANGYADIIEAAA from the coding sequence ATGCTTGAAATCAAGAACCTGCACGCACGCATCGCCGAGGACGGCACAGAGATCATCCGCGGCCTGAACCTGACCGTGAAGGCCGGCGAAGTCGCGGCCATCATGGGGCCGAACGGTTCCGGCAAGTCGACGCTCTCCTACATCCTCTCGGGGCGCGAAGATTATGAAGTGACCGAAGGCGACATTCTTTATAACGGCGAAAGCATCCTGGAGCTCGACGCTTCGGAGCGAGCCGCGAAGGGTATCTTCCTCGCCTTCCAGTATCCGGTCGAGATCCCGGGTGTCGCTACCATGCAGTTCCTGAAGGTGGCGATGAACGAACAGCGCAAATACCGCGGCGAAGAGGAACTGACGACGCCGGAATTCATGCGCCGCGTCAAGGAAGCTGCCGCCGAGCTGAAGATCGCGCCCGAAATGCTGCGCCGTCCGCTCAATGTCGGCTTCTCGGGCGGCGAGAAGAAGCGCGCGGAAATCCTGCAGATGGCTCTGCTCGAGCCGAAGCTCTGCGTTCTCGACGAGACCGACTCCGGCCTCGACATCGATGCGCTGAAGATCGTTGCCGATGGCGTCAACGCACTGCGCTCGCCTGATCGCGCTGTCGTCGTCATTACGCACTACCAGCGCCTGCTCAACTACATCGTTCCGGACACCGTCCACGTGCTCTACAAGGGCCAGGTCATCAAGTCCGGCGACAAGACGCTGGCGCACGAACTCGAGGCCAACGGCTACGCGGATATCATCGAGGCGGCAGCCTGA
- a CDS encoding cysteine desulfurase, whose product MEHPAPPVAAYDVEAVRKDFPILSRTVYGKPLVYLDNGASAQKPQLVIDAVAHAYSNEYANVHRGLHFLSNAATEAYEQAREKVRRFLNAPSVDNIIFTKSSTEAINTVAYGYGMPQLGEGDEIVISIMEHHSNIVPWHFIRERQGAKLVWAPIDDDGAFHIEDFVKCLTERTKLIAITHMSNALGTVVPVKEICRIARERGIPVLVDGSQGAVHMPVDVQDIDCDWYVMTGHKLYGPSGIGVLYGKTERLKEMRPFMGGGEMIEEVTEDRVTYNDPPHRFEAGTPPIVQAIGLGYALDYMEKVGREAIRAHEASLTAYARERLSSINSLRVFGDAPGKGSIFSFEIAGIHAHDVSMVIDRAGIAVRAGTHCAQPLLKRFGVTSTCRASFGLYNTTAEVDALADALEHARKFFA is encoded by the coding sequence ATGGAACATCCTGCGCCGCCGGTAGCGGCATACGACGTCGAAGCGGTCAGAAAGGATTTCCCGATCCTTTCCCGGACGGTCTATGGCAAGCCGCTCGTCTATCTGGACAACGGCGCGTCGGCGCAGAAGCCGCAACTCGTCATCGACGCCGTTGCCCATGCCTATTCCAACGAATACGCCAACGTCCATCGCGGCCTGCATTTCCTGTCGAATGCCGCGACGGAAGCCTACGAACAGGCGCGCGAAAAGGTTCGCCGTTTCCTGAATGCGCCGTCGGTCGACAACATCATCTTCACCAAGTCCTCGACGGAGGCGATCAACACGGTCGCCTACGGCTATGGAATGCCGCAGCTCGGCGAGGGGGATGAGATCGTCATCTCGATCATGGAGCATCACTCCAATATCGTTCCCTGGCACTTTATTCGCGAGCGACAGGGCGCGAAGCTCGTCTGGGCGCCGATCGACGACGACGGCGCGTTCCACATCGAGGACTTCGTCAAATGCCTGACGGAGCGGACGAAGCTCATCGCCATCACGCACATGTCGAACGCGCTGGGCACCGTGGTCCCGGTCAAGGAGATCTGCCGCATTGCCCGCGAGCGCGGCATTCCGGTGCTTGTCGACGGCAGCCAGGGTGCGGTGCATATGCCCGTCGACGTCCAGGACATCGATTGCGACTGGTATGTGATGACCGGTCACAAGCTCTACGGTCCTTCCGGCATCGGCGTGCTCTATGGCAAGACCGAACGGTTGAAGGAAATGCGCCCCTTCATGGGTGGCGGCGAGATGATCGAGGAAGTGACGGAGGACCGTGTCACCTACAACGATCCGCCGCATCGCTTCGAGGCCGGTACGCCGCCGATCGTCCAGGCGATCGGGCTCGGCTATGCCCTCGATTACATGGAGAAGGTCGGCCGCGAGGCGATCAGGGCTCATGAGGCGAGCCTGACGGCCTATGCCCGCGAGCGCCTGTCCTCGATCAATTCGCTGAGGGTTTTCGGCGACGCACCCGGCAAGGGGAGTATCTTTTCCTTCGAGATCGCCGGCATCCATGCCCATGACGTGTCAATGGTCATCGACCGTGCCGGCATTGCCGTGCGGGCCGGAACGCATTGTGCGCAGCCGCTCTTGAAACGGTTCGGCGTCACCTCCACATGCCGGGCGTCCTTCGGTCTCTACAACACCACGGCCGAAGTCGATGCGCTGGCGGACGCGCTGGAACACGCACGCAAGTTTTTCGCTTAG
- the sufD gene encoding Fe-S cluster assembly protein SufD → MNMQQAIKMTAAETALVDAYTAQIGDLPGDGAVLSLRDTLVHELKTAGLPTRRVEAWHYTDLRTLLRAVPAADPTAFAERVEPVVPGSSVLSVRNGQADIKSVPEELTARSYTESLLDGSAVAGLSVLGSDDAIGRINGGLVRGGLEITVAAGAQIEAPVEIQVVQSHGQAHTRFPVSFGAGAKATVIERHLSTNAEPSFVSSVSDVTLADGADVIWIILQQQGPADTHLGQIRFDLGKDAKLHLFVINAGGKLVRQELHGRASGEGSDLTLRGINLLGGDSHTDLTFTLSHNVPHTTSSEIIRNVVFDRAKGVFQGKILVAQDAQKTDAKMSCNTLLLSDDADFSAKPELEIFADDVQCGHGATVIDIDHTQLFYLLARGIPENKARAMLVNAFVAEIVEELEDDEALVEALEGIVAAWLEKHA, encoded by the coding sequence ATGAATATGCAACAGGCCATCAAGATGACGGCGGCCGAAACGGCGCTCGTCGATGCCTATACGGCGCAGATCGGTGATCTGCCGGGCGACGGCGCCGTGCTGTCGCTTCGCGACACGCTGGTTCACGAGTTGAAGACGGCAGGTCTGCCGACGCGCCGCGTCGAAGCCTGGCACTATACCGACCTGCGTACGCTGCTGCGGGCGGTGCCGGCGGCCGATCCGACCGCGTTTGCCGAACGCGTCGAGCCGGTCGTCCCGGGTTCGTCCGTTCTGTCCGTGCGCAACGGCCAGGCGGATATCAAGAGCGTTCCCGAAGAGCTGACGGCGCGCTCCTATACCGAGAGCCTGCTCGATGGCTCGGCAGTAGCCGGGCTCTCAGTGCTCGGCTCGGATGATGCGATCGGCCGGATCAATGGCGGCCTCGTGCGCGGCGGACTGGAAATCACCGTCGCCGCCGGCGCGCAGATCGAAGCTCCGGTTGAAATCCAGGTGGTTCAGAGTCATGGTCAGGCGCATACGCGCTTTCCGGTCTCCTTCGGCGCCGGCGCGAAAGCGACCGTAATCGAACGCCATCTTTCGACGAATGCGGAGCCGAGCTTCGTTTCCTCGGTAAGCGACGTGACGCTCGCAGACGGCGCCGACGTGATCTGGATCATCCTGCAGCAGCAGGGCCCGGCGGACACGCATCTCGGCCAGATCCGCTTCGATCTCGGCAAGGACGCGAAGCTGCACCTCTTCGTCATCAACGCCGGCGGGAAGCTGGTTCGTCAGGAACTGCATGGCCGTGCGAGCGGCGAGGGCTCCGACCTGACGCTGCGCGGCATCAATCTGCTCGGCGGGGACAGCCACACGGATCTGACGTTCACGCTAAGCCACAACGTGCCGCACACGACGTCGAGCGAGATCATCCGCAACGTCGTCTTCGATCGCGCGAAGGGCGTGTTTCAGGGCAAGATCCTGGTCGCACAGGACGCGCAGAAGACCGACGCCAAAATGTCGTGCAACACGCTGCTCTTGTCCGACGACGCGGATTTCTCTGCGAAGCCGGAACTCGAAATCTTTGCAGATGACGTGCAGTGCGGCCACGGTGCAACGGTCATCGATATCGATCACACGCAGCTCTTTTACCTTCTCGCTCGCGGCATTCCGGAAAACAAGGCGCGCGCCATGCTCGTCAATGCTTTCGTCGCCGAGATCGTCGAGGAACTGGAAGACGACGAGGCACTGGTCGAGGCGCTGGAAGGCATAGTCGCGGCCTGGCTCGAAAAGCACGCCTGA
- the sufB gene encoding Fe-S cluster assembly protein SufB: MPAVQETIDQVRQIDVDQYKYGFETTIEMDLAPKGLSEDIIRLISSKKNEPEWMLEWRLEAYRRWQTMEEPTWARVRYPKIDFNDIHYYAAPKGTTGPKSLDEVDPELLKVYEKLGIPLKEQEILAGVEKSKIAVDAVFDSVSVVTTFKEELKKAGVIFMSISEAMREHPDLVRKYLGTVVPQSDNFYATLNSAVFTDGSFVYVPKGVRCPMELSTYFRINEKNTGQFERTLIIADEGAYVSYLEGCTAPQRDENQLHAAVVELIALDDAEIKYSTVQNWYPGDKQGKGGIYNFVTKRGDCRGKNSKISWTQVETGSAITWKYPSCILRGDGSRGEFYSIAVSNGHQQIDSGTKMIHLGKNTSSRIISKGIAAGVSENTYRGQVSAHRKAENARNFTQCDSLLIGDRCGAHTVPYIEAKNSTAQFEHEATTSKISEDQLFYCLQRGIPEEAAIALIVNGFVKEVIQELPMEFAVEAQKLIGISLEGSVG, from the coding sequence ATGCCTGCCGTGCAGGAAACCATTGATCAGGTCCGCCAGATCGACGTGGACCAGTATAAATACGGCTTCGAGACGACGATCGAGATGGACCTTGCTCCGAAGGGGCTGTCCGAGGATATCATCCGCCTGATCTCGTCCAAGAAGAACGAACCGGAATGGATGCTCGAATGGCGCCTCGAGGCTTATCGCCGCTGGCAGACCATGGAGGAGCCGACCTGGGCGCGCGTCCGCTACCCGAAGATCGACTTCAACGACATCCATTATTACGCGGCGCCGAAGGGCACGACCGGGCCGAAGTCGCTCGACGAGGTCGACCCGGAACTCCTCAAGGTCTACGAGAAGCTCGGCATTCCGCTGAAGGAACAGGAGATTCTCGCCGGCGTCGAGAAGTCGAAGATCGCCGTCGATGCGGTGTTCGATTCGGTCTCCGTCGTCACCACCTTCAAGGAAGAGCTGAAGAAGGCCGGCGTCATCTTCATGTCGATCTCCGAGGCGATGCGGGAGCATCCGGACCTCGTGCGGAAGTATCTCGGTACGGTCGTGCCGCAGTCGGATAACTTCTATGCGACGCTGAACTCCGCGGTCTTCACCGACGGCTCCTTCGTCTATGTGCCGAAGGGCGTTCGGTGCCCGATGGAGCTTTCGACCTATTTCCGCATCAACGAGAAGAATACGGGCCAGTTCGAGCGTACGCTCATCATCGCCGACGAAGGCGCCTACGTCTCCTATCTTGAAGGCTGCACGGCGCCGCAACGCGACGAGAACCAGCTTCATGCGGCAGTGGTCGAACTGATTGCGCTCGACGATGCCGAAATCAAGTACTCGACGGTGCAGAACTGGTATCCGGGCGACAAGCAGGGCAAGGGCGGCATCTATAATTTTGTGACCAAGCGTGGCGATTGCCGCGGCAAGAACTCGAAGATCTCCTGGACCCAGGTCGAGACCGGGTCGGCGATCACCTGGAAATATCCGTCCTGCATCCTGCGCGGCGACGGTTCGCGTGGCGAGTTCTACTCGATCGCGGTTTCCAATGGTCACCAGCAGATCGACTCGGGCACGAAGATGATCCACCTCGGCAAGAACACGTCGAGCCGCATCATCTCCAAGGGCATTGCAGCCGGTGTTTCGGAAAACACCTATCGCGGTCAGGTCTCGGCGCATCGCAAGGCCGAGAACGCCCGCAACTTCACCCAGTGCGATTCGCTTCTGATCGGCGATCGGTGCGGTGCGCACACGGTGCCCTATATCGAGGCGAAGAATTCGACTGCGCAGTTCGAGCACGAGGCGACGACGTCCAAGATTTCCGAGGACCAGCTTTTCTACTGCCTGCAGCGCGGCATTCCGGAAGAGGCGGCGATCGCTCTGATCGTCAACGGCTTCGTCAAGGAAGTTATCCAGGAATTGCCGATGGAATTCGCCGTAGAGGCACAGAAGCTGATCGGCATCTCGCTCGAAGGCTCCGTGGGCTAA
- a CDS encoding cysteine desulfurase family protein codes for MSGSRIYMDWNATAPLLLEAREALLYALDQLGNPSSVHGEGRAVRALVESARRDVANLCGAQPAAVVFTSGATEAANMVLTPQLRMGRTPLKAGKLYVSAIEHPAVREGGRFAREDGCEIPVTNAGIVDCAALDDLLQAHDRETGLPMVAVMLANNETGIIQPVAEVAAIVRAHGGILVVDAVQAAGRLPLSISSLGADFLILSSHKIGGPKGAGALVARGEIMMPSPLIRGGGQERGHRSGTENAAALAGFAAAARAAAGNIDGRMAAIAALRDGLEAEMRSCAPDVVIHGCDGPRLANTCFFTLPGLKAETGQIAFDLEGVALSAGSACSSGKVGQSHVLTAMGYDPRQGALRISIGEATTQAEIERCAAAFAKVAARRRSAGQAA; via the coding sequence ATGTCGGGATCGCGCATCTACATGGACTGGAACGCCACGGCGCCGCTTCTGCTGGAAGCGCGCGAGGCGCTCCTGTACGCGCTCGATCAGCTCGGCAATCCCTCTTCGGTCCACGGCGAAGGGCGTGCGGTGCGCGCCCTTGTCGAGAGCGCCCGACGCGATGTTGCCAATCTGTGCGGCGCGCAACCCGCAGCGGTCGTCTTTACCAGCGGCGCGACGGAAGCGGCGAACATGGTGCTGACGCCGCAGTTGCGCATGGGGCGCACGCCGCTCAAGGCAGGCAAGCTCTATGTTTCGGCGATCGAGCATCCGGCCGTGCGCGAGGGCGGGCGTTTCGCGCGCGAGGATGGTTGCGAGATACCGGTGACAAATGCCGGGATCGTCGACTGCGCAGCGCTCGACGATCTGCTTCAGGCCCATGACCGTGAGACCGGTCTGCCGATGGTGGCCGTGATGCTTGCCAATAACGAAACGGGCATCATTCAGCCGGTCGCCGAGGTTGCGGCGATCGTGCGCGCACATGGCGGTATCCTGGTCGTCGATGCGGTCCAGGCGGCCGGCCGTCTGCCGCTTTCGATCTCATCGCTCGGTGCGGACTTTCTGATCCTGTCGTCCCACAAGATCGGCGGCCCAAAGGGGGCGGGCGCACTCGTCGCCCGCGGCGAGATCATGATGCCTTCTCCACTGATTCGCGGCGGCGGACAGGAGAGGGGCCACCGTTCGGGGACCGAGAATGCAGCCGCGCTTGCGGGCTTTGCGGCTGCAGCACGCGCCGCGGCTGGGAATATCGACGGGCGCATGGCCGCCATAGCCGCGCTGCGCGACGGCCTCGAGGCGGAAATGCGGTCCTGCGCCCCCGATGTGGTGATCCACGGGTGCGACGGGCCCCGCCTGGCAAATACATGCTTCTTCACGCTTCCGGGGCTGAAAGCCGAGACCGGGCAAATCGCCTTCGATCTCGAGGGCGTCGCCTTGTCGGCGGGCTCGGCCTGCTCGTCCGGGAAGGTCGGGCAAAGTCACGTCCTGACCGCCATGGGCTACGATCCCCGCCAGGGTGCGCTCAGGATTTCGATCGGCGAGGCGACGACGCAAGCGGAAATCGAGCGCTGCGCGGCAGCATTCGCGAAAGTGGCGGCGCGGCGCCGCTCGGCCGGACAGGCGGCGTGA
- a CDS encoding alpha/beta hydrolase, which produces MPEIIFNGPAGRLEGRYQPSKQKSAPIAIILHPHPQFGGTMNNQIVYQLFYMFQKRGFTTLRFNFRGIGRSQGEFDHGAGELSDAASALDWVQSLHPDSKSCWVAGYSFGAWIGMQLLMRRPEIEGFMAVAPQPNIYDFSFLAPCPSSGLIINGDSDKVAPEKDVNGLVEKLKTQKGILITHKTVPGANHFFNGQVETLMAECEDYLDRRLNGELVPEPAAKRIR; this is translated from the coding sequence ATGCCCGAAATCATTTTCAACGGACCGGCCGGTCGCCTTGAGGGCCGCTATCAGCCTTCGAAGCAGAAGAGCGCACCGATTGCGATCATCCTGCATCCGCACCCGCAGTTCGGCGGCACGATGAACAATCAGATCGTGTACCAGCTCTTCTACATGTTCCAGAAGCGCGGCTTCACCACCTTGCGCTTCAATTTTCGGGGCATCGGCCGCAGCCAGGGCGAATTCGACCATGGTGCCGGTGAGCTTTCCGATGCCGCGTCCGCGCTCGACTGGGTACAGAGCCTGCACCCCGATTCCAAGAGCTGCTGGGTCGCCGGCTACTCGTTCGGCGCCTGGATCGGCATGCAGCTGCTGATGCGGCGTCCCGAAATCGAGGGCTTCATGGCGGTGGCACCGCAGCCGAACATCTACGATTTCTCCTTCCTGGCGCCCTGCCCCTCTTCCGGTCTGATCATCAACGGCGATTCCGACAAGGTCGCGCCGGAAAAGGACGTCAATGGGCTCGTCGAGAAGCTCAAGACGCAGAAGGGCATCCTGATCACGCATAAGACGGTACCGGGCGCCAACCACTTCTTCAACGGCCAGGTCGAAACCCTCATGGCCGAATGCGAAGACTATCTCGACCGCCGGCTCAACGGCGAACTGGTACCCGAGCCCGCGGCAAAGCGCATCCGCTGA
- the radC gene encoding RadC family protein, producing MTKTPPAEPDDLFDAADERRFFPQKPTRDSHATAPAPATDTHYHGHRDRLRARYREHGDAALADYELLELILFRLIPRRDTKPIAKALLDRFGTLAAVFGAPLHLLQEVKGVGESVALDLKLVATASHRMLRSELRNKQVLSSWSAVIDYCHAAMAHETKEQFRILFLDKRNTLIADEVQQQGTIDHTPVYPREVVRRALELSATALILVHNHPSGDPTPSRADIDMTKLIAEAAKPLGIALHDHVIIGKDGHVSLKGLQLF from the coding sequence GTGACGAAGACCCCGCCCGCCGAACCCGACGACCTTTTCGACGCCGCGGACGAACGCCGGTTTTTCCCGCAAAAGCCGACCCGCGACAGCCACGCAACCGCGCCGGCGCCGGCGACGGATACGCACTATCACGGCCATCGGGACCGCCTGAGAGCCCGCTACCGCGAACACGGGGATGCGGCGCTGGCGGATTACGAACTCCTCGAGCTCATCCTCTTCCGCCTCATACCCCGCCGCGATACCAAGCCGATCGCCAAGGCGCTGCTCGACCGCTTCGGCACGCTGGCAGCCGTCTTCGGCGCTCCCTTGCACCTCCTTCAGGAAGTCAAAGGCGTCGGAGAGTCCGTCGCGCTCGATCTCAAGCTCGTCGCGACCGCCAGCCACCGCATGCTCAGGAGCGAATTGCGCAACAAACAGGTTCTGTCCTCCTGGAGCGCCGTGATCGACTATTGCCACGCGGCGATGGCGCATGAGACGAAGGAGCAGTTCCGCATCCTTTTCCTCGACAAGCGCAACACGCTGATCGCCGACGAGGTTCAGCAGCAAGGAACGATCGACCACACGCCCGTATATCCCCGCGAGGTGGTCAGGCGCGCTTTAGAACTTTCCGCTACCGCCTTGATTTTAGTGCACAACCATCCCTCCGGCGACCCGACGCCGTCACGTGCCGACATCGACATGACCAAGCTCATCGCCGAGGCCGCCAAGCCGCTCGGCATCGCGCTTCACGATCACGTCATCATCGGCAAAGACGGCCACGTCAGCCTCAAAGGGCTTCAATTGTTCTGA
- the sufA gene encoding Fe-S cluster assembly scaffold SufA — MGFAVMSLTDAAASRVRSIVENAGGEAKGIRVSIKKGGCAGMEYAVDLVSEPNSKDDLVEHQGAKVWVAPEAVLYLLGTQMDFETTTLRSGFTFNNPNQTSACGCGESVELKPADLAALAERGDAVVRAS, encoded by the coding sequence ATGGGCTTTGCCGTTATGAGCCTGACCGATGCCGCCGCCAGCCGGGTTCGGTCGATCGTGGAAAATGCCGGAGGCGAGGCCAAAGGCATCCGCGTCAGCATCAAGAAGGGCGGTTGCGCCGGCATGGAATATGCCGTCGATCTCGTGAGCGAACCCAATTCGAAGGACGACCTGGTCGAGCACCAGGGGGCGAAGGTCTGGGTGGCCCCAGAGGCCGTGCTTTACCTTCTGGGCACGCAGATGGATTTCGAGACCACCACGCTGCGCTCGGGCTTCACCTTCAACAACCCTAATCAAACTTCTGCCTGCGGCTGCGGCGAGTCGGTGGAGCTGAAGCCGGCCGATCTCGCGGCACTTGCCGAGCGCGGCGACGCGGTGGTCCGCGCCAGCTGA
- the sthA gene encoding Si-specific NAD(P)(+) transhydrogenase → MNQYDLIVVGSGPAGRRGAIQAAKLGKKVLVIEQGKRVGGVSVHTGTIPSKTLRETALNLTGWRERGFYGRSYRVKQEISAEDLRRRLIITLNHEVEVLEHQFARNRVQHIRGRASFVGPTTLEISKDDDESMLVSGTSILLAVGTKPFRPDYMPFDGRTVVDSDELLDIRELPRSLVVIGAGVIGIEYATIFSALDIQVTVIDPKATMLDFIDREIVEDFTYQLRDRAMKLNLGQKAEKVERLDNGKVLLSLDNGRKITTDMVLFAAGRMGATDALNLPAAGLEADARGRLTVNPETFQTTVPNIYAAGDVVGFPSLASTSMEQGRIAARVAVGAIAKEPQKYFPYGIYAVPEISTCGLSEEEVKDRGIPYECGIARFRETSRGHIMGLDSGLLKMIFSLRTRRLLGVHIIGEGATELVHIGQAVLNLKGTVEYFVENTFNYPTLAEAYKIAGLDAWNRMGEIKTE, encoded by the coding sequence ATGAACCAGTACGATCTCATCGTTGTCGGCAGTGGTCCGGCCGGGCGCAGGGGCGCCATCCAGGCCGCGAAGCTTGGCAAGAAGGTGCTCGTCATCGAACAGGGAAAGCGGGTCGGTGGCGTTTCCGTCCACACCGGTACCATTCCGTCGAAAACGCTGCGTGAAACGGCGCTCAACCTGACCGGCTGGCGCGAGCGCGGCTTCTACGGCCGCTCCTATCGGGTCAAGCAGGAGATCAGCGCCGAAGATCTGCGCCGTCGTCTCATCATAACGCTCAACCACGAGGTGGAGGTGCTCGAACACCAGTTCGCGCGAAACCGCGTACAGCACATCCGTGGCAGGGCGAGCTTCGTCGGGCCGACGACGCTCGAGATCTCCAAGGATGACGACGAGAGCATGCTCGTTTCCGGCACCAGCATCCTGCTTGCAGTGGGAACGAAGCCCTTTCGGCCTGACTACATGCCTTTCGACGGCAGGACGGTCGTAGACAGTGACGAATTGCTCGACATCCGTGAACTGCCCCGCTCGCTTGTGGTGATCGGCGCCGGCGTCATCGGCATCGAATACGCCACCATCTTCAGCGCCCTCGACATCCAGGTAACGGTCATCGACCCGAAGGCCACCATGCTCGATTTCATCGACCGGGAGATCGTCGAGGACTTCACCTATCAGTTGCGCGACCGCGCGATGAAACTGAACTTGGGCCAGAAGGCGGAGAAAGTGGAGCGGCTCGACAACGGCAAGGTGCTGCTTAGCCTCGACAACGGCCGCAAGATCACGACGGACATGGTGCTTTTCGCCGCCGGCCGGATGGGCGCGACGGATGCGCTCAATCTTCCTGCGGCAGGTCTCGAGGCCGACGCCCGCGGTAGGCTGACGGTCAATCCGGAAACGTTCCAGACGACCGTTCCGAATATCTACGCCGCCGGCGATGTCGTCGGCTTTCCGAGCCTCGCCTCGACCTCGATGGAACAGGGCCGCATCGCGGCCCGTGTTGCGGTCGGCGCAATCGCCAAGGAGCCGCAGAAATATTTCCCCTACGGCATCTATGCCGTGCCGGAAATATCCACCTGCGGCCTATCCGAGGAAGAGGTCAAGGACCGCGGAATTCCCTACGAATGCGGCATCGCCCGGTTCCGCGAGACTTCGCGCGGGCACATCATGGGCTTGGATTCGGGACTCTTGAAGATGATCTTCTCGCTCAGGACGAGGCGGCTGCTCGGCGTCCATATCATCGGCGAAGGTGCGACCGAACTCGTCCATATCGGCCAAGCCGTCCTCAACCTGAAGGGCACCGTCGAATATTTCGTCGAGAATACCTTCAACTACCCTACCCTGGCCGAAGCTTACAAGATCGCGGGCCTCGACGCATGGAACCGCATGGGAGAGATCAAGACGGAGTGA